From the genome of Streptacidiphilus sp. PB12-B1b:
TTGGTCAGGCGGCGGGTCTGTACAGCCTGTCCGGCGTGGAAACTCAAACTCGGGGCTGACCTGCCACGTTTCACCGCCCACCCCACCGCGCAATGGGTCACCACCCAGGCCGCCGGGAACCTCGCCATGGACTGCGCCACACCAGCTCCAGACCGCTGCGCGTGATCAGGGCCTGACTGCGAACACCATGCCGATGTCACCGGCCTGCTGCACCGGGTCCTGCTCGGCGCTGACCGTGAAGCCGTGCGTGAGAAAGACCTCGCGGACTGTGTCGCGGTTCTGCTGCCAGCGCTCCACCTCGACGACGGCCTGGCGCACCAGCGGCCAATGCCGTTCCTCGATGCCGGTGAGCACATCAAGCTCTGCGCCTTCCACATCGACCTTGAGCAGGTCGATTCGGTCGATGCACTGCTCGTCGAGCACTGACGACAGGGGCCTGACCTTCACCCGGTGCATCTCAAGCCGCCGCATCACCCGCAGCTTGCGGCCGACCAGAAGAGCGAGGACGGGAGCGGGTACGCGGCGCAGGACCGGTCCCAAGCCGCCCTGGCGGACCATCTCGACAACGCCGGCGGTTACCCGCCGCCGCTCGGCCTCGATGTTCCCCTGGTCCCGCAAGGCGGACGAGAAGATCGTGGCGGCCGGAACGTAGCTGAAATCGAGCTCGTCATCACAGGACGCCAGACCGTAAGGGAGCACGGTCAGACGTCCGTTGAAGAACTCGCGGGCATTGCGTTCGAGCGTCGCGTGGAGTGGGGGCACCGGCTCGAAGGCGTAGATCCGCACATCCCCGTCCAGCCGCTCATAGACGGCTGCCGAGAACACTCCGATATTGGCGCCCACGTCGAGTACCGTCCCGCCCGGTGGGCACTCGACGCCATGGGTGAAGTAGCCACCCACCTCCTCGCGCAGGAAGGACGCCTCCCAACGATTGATACTGTGCAGTTCAATCGTTTCCATGGCCATGACAAGGAGATATATCAGGGCTGGGGCCAACAATCCAGCCCTGGCGTTCCATCCTCTGCACGGATTCTGATCTGGGATTACGTCCTGAGAGGCTCAGGAAGCCATCGCTGCAGGTGGGGTACGCGCGGCCGTGGCCTGCGACGGTGTGACAATGATCGTTTCGCTGGTGTACCGCGCCGTCGGGAGACTGCTGTCGCTGCCGGAGCTGCTGCTCCGACGGGAGGCGTCGGTGGAGCCTGAGGTACGGTCCTGCGGCAGGAGAACACTTTGCGGCGCAGAACCAGCGGACCGGTTCTGGTTCTCCGCCCTGTCCGCGCTGCTACCCCGGCAGCGGTGGTCCGTGCCTTCCCCGTCACCCCGAGCACCCTGCTGACCAGGCGCCGTAAGCCGACCGCCCGCAAGTGGGACTACAGCGTGCGCCGTACCCGAGATCCCCGAACAGCTGCCGATGGCTCGCCAAGGCCGTGACCGTGCCCGGACGAGCCATCGAGCGCGCTTTGCCTCAGGAATGCCGGCGGGTCGTGGCCCGGCGACGCAGGAGGACGGCGCCTGCGCTGATGGCGGCGATGCTCGCCAGGGCAGACCCGACCGCGACCTCGGTGGTGTCCAACCCGGAGACGCTGCTACCGGTCCCGGCCCCAATCCCGCCGATGGGACGGGGCCCTGGGCCGCCAGGGTGCTGGTGGCCAGGTCCGCCCGGGCCGCCGGGGTGATGGTGGTGGTGATGGTGTTGTCCACCAGTACCGCCGGTGGTGCCTGCGGTGGCACCGCCGGTCGCGCCACCCGTAGTCCCGGCGGCGGTGCCGCCGGTGGTGCCGCCGCTTGTGCAGGTGGACGGGGTGATGTTGTCGGCGTCCAAGGTGACTGACCCGTTCTGGGCCAGGGCGCGGCCGTTGATGGCCACTCCGGTGGTCACCGAGCTGGACGTCAGGGCCAGGACGGTGCCGATGAATGTCGAGTGGGTTCCGAGTGTGGCCAAACATCCGACCCTGCCAGAAGACGTGCAGGGCTGGGCGCCTCGTGCTCGGAGGTGCGCTGTGGATGGCGCTGTGGGAGTTCGCCCGGTACGGATCCGGGGCCTCGGTCCGCAGCAAGTCCCGGGTTCGGGTGTCACCGATTAATGCTCTCAAGGAGGCATGGGCCCGATCGCTTTCGTTCGTCCTCGTCGTGTTTCCCACCGCCATGCAACTGGTCGGACCGGCCCGGTACTGCTTCTACACGTTCTTTCTTACCCTGGTGGCCCTCGAACTCGGGGCTGTGGAGCGGCCCTCCGGGTGGCAGGCGGCCCTGGTCCGGGCCGGTCTGACGTGCGTCGGCACGGGCGTCGCCGTGGCGAGCGGATTCCTCTTCGAGCGCGTCAGGGGTCAAGCGCACTGCCCCATCGAAGCAGGGAACGACGATCACGCCGACTGACCCCACGCCTGCCCGGCTCGCGCAGCTGATCCGTGGTCACGGGGCTTGGAGGCGCTCCACCAGGTCAGAGACACGACCTTCGCCGAAGGGTCCGCACTCCAGGTGCAGCACCCGCCCTGCACGAGTACCACCATGCGGTCCGAGAACAAGCGCCAAGGCACCGGCGGGCAAAAGCGTGGAACTGCCTTGGGGCGGCTGGGGGGGGCGTCACGTACGTGAGGCAGCAGTGCCGGCTGCGGCTGTCCGGAACTCCTGGTGAGCTTCGTTACACCTCGTATACAATCTGTGACACACCTGGTTCGCGCCTTCAGCCGTATCTGATCCTGCGTCATTTCGTAGACACCAGAATGCTTCTGTGTATCAGCCGGGTGGTCGCAGAGAGCGTGGGCCTTCCACGCGTAGGCTTCTGGCTCGGTGACTTCTCTGAACCGAATCCGCCCCGGGAAAAGGAGAGTTGAGATGTCCTACGAGGTCGCACTGGCTGAGCAGCAGCAGCGCGTCGATCGGCTGTTTCGCCGGGTCGACGTGGAATCGACGCAGCTGGCCGGTCAACTGGCTTCCGCCGAAGGGCAATCGCTCGAGGCCGAGTCCTTCGTACGCCGGCTGGCCGCCCTGCGAGCCGCGGAGCAGGACGGCCTGTGCTTCGGAAGCCTGGATTTCGGCGAGGGCGACCTCCTGCACGTCGGGCGCGTCGGGCTGTCCGACGAGCAGGACGAGCGCATCCTGGTCGACTGGCGGGCGCCGGTCGCCGAGGCCTTCTACCAGGCCACCGCGGTAAGGCCGATGGGTGTTCGGGTACGGCGGACCATGCGCCTGAACGGCCGTCGGGTCGGTCACGTCAACGACACGCTTCTCGGCACGGAAGCAGAGGACCCCGGCGACTCCGTCCTCGCCGGGGACGCCGCGCTGCTGGCCGCCCTCCGCGAGCCCCGGACCGGGCGGATGTCCCCGGTGGTGGCGACGATCCAGGCGGAGCAGGACAGGATCATCCGCACCAGGACACGGGGGGTACTGGTGATCCAGGGCGGCCCCGGCACCGGGAAGACGGTGGTGGCCCTGCATCGGCTGGCCTATCTCCTGTACGCGGAACGCGAGCGGCTGGCAGCCCGCGACGTCCTGGTCGTCGGCCCCAACCAGGATTTCGTCCGGTACATCGACCAGGTGCTGCCCTCCCTCGGCGAACACGGCGTGCGCGCGGGAGAACTCGCCGATCTGCTGCCCGGTATCCGGCCGAGCCGCCAGGAGGGGGACGATTCGGTGCGGCTCAAGGGGAGCCTCCACATGGCCGAGCTGCTTGCGAGCACGGTCCGCGCCCGGCAGCGCACTCCTGACGAGGAGGTGGTCGTGGACACCGGACGAGGGACCACGGGCCAGTGCCGGGTGACACTGGCCCAGGAGGCGCTGGCCTTCTCCCGGGAGGAGGCCCGTGCGAGCGGCCTGCCACACAACCTCGCCCGTGCTGTCCTCGTGGACTCGCTTCTGCCAGGCCTGGTGGAGCAGGTGGTCGACGCCTTCGGCCGGGAGCTCATCCCACCGGAGCTGGAGCGCGGCGTCCTTCGCAGCATCCGCGAGGACCTGCTGACCGATCCCGAACTGCAGTCGGCCATAAGCCGGTTCTGGCCGGTATTGACCCCCGAGGAGCTGGTGTACGGGCTCCTCGAGGAGCTGGACCCAGCGCTGCGCCGTGCCGCGGAGGAAGGTTGGACGGAGTCCGATGTTCCGCTGCTCGACGAGGCCAACGCCCTGCTGAACGGCGAGTCCGGTCTGCTGGGCGAAGTCCGGCCGTACGGCATCAGCGAGGCGGAGAGCCAGCGGTATCACGCCTGGACCGCCACCTTCGGCCACATAGTGGTGGATGAGGCGCAGGAGTTCTCCCCGCTCGCTTGGCGGATGTTGGCCCGACACTGCCCGAGCCTGTCCATGACGGTGGTGGGTGACCTCGTCCAGCGAAACTCTGCTTCCGGGATCGGCGACTGGGCGGAGACTTTCGAGGCCGTCGCGCGCGGCCGATGGCACCAGGAGCAGCTGACCGTCAACTACCGCACACCCGCAGAGATCATGGCCTGTACCCGCCAGGTCTTGGCCGCCATCGATCCGGCGGCCGTGGCCCCCGTCTCGGTGCGGGCGGGAGCTGTCGCACCGAGGGCGACTAGGGTCTCCGCTGAAGGCCTGTCCGCGGCTGTGCTGGAGGCGCTCCTCGCCCGGCCGTCCGGGGACGGCCACGGCACCACCGTGGTCATCGCCCCCAGTTCCATGGTGACCGACCTGCGGACACGGCTGATGCACGCGCTTCCCGTCGAGCACGCACGGACCACCCGGGTGTCCCCGGTCTCGGACACGAAGGGGTTGGAATTCGACCGGGTTGTCCTGGTCGAGCCACAGGGGATCGTGGACCAGCGGGCGCAGGGCCTCAGTGACCTCTACGTGGCCCTGACCCGGGCCACCCGGGAGCTGGTCGTCGTGCATGCTCGGGAGCTCCCGTTCGCGCTGGCCGAGGGGCTGGCTCAGGTGAGCATCGACGCGGCCGTGGTGGCCCAGTGAGCGCCGAGCCGGTGCGGGGGCCGGCATGGGGGCCGGGGACGCCGCACGGCCGCACTCGCTCGGGTGGAGTCCGCGCCTGCGCACCATGACGACATCCGTGCGGCGCCCGCCTGCGCCCGGCCCGCGAGAACCCGTGCGGGGTTCTTGCAGGCCGGCGCCGCGGGGCACTGTTTCGTCAGATGAGGCCGTTCTGGATCACCGCGACCGCGTCGGCGCACGTCGTCATGGATTCGAGGCCGAGCTTCGCGGCGAACTCCGCCACGAAGGGCGCGATGACGCCATCGGGCAGCAGGGAGCCGACCGGCACGAACTCGCCTGACAGATCGGGCAGCTGATGGGTGACACCGTGTCGGGCCGCCGTTGCGGTGATCCGGCGCACCAGACCGTCAAGGGGGCCTGAGAACTTGTGCGACGGCGACTGCCTGACCACACCGCGGACCTCTGCTTCCAGCGCTTCCGGGTCCATGTCGTAGATTCCGGGCAGCTGTTCGACTGCTGCGCGATGGATGAGCACTTCGGACAGTTCGGGACGGACGCGTTCCAGGCCCAGTCCACCTGACATGCGCGGATTGACCTCGGTGGCGAAGAAGCCGTTCTCGTTGAGGATCCCATCCGCGCTGAACACACCCCGAAAGCCGGCATTCACCGCCAGGTACTCACCCGTGCGGCGAGCGAACTCACGAATGCGCTCGGCCGACTCCGGGTCGGGTCGCCAGCGGTTTGAGGAGCCGCACAGCACCAGCCGCCCTTTCGTGACGTCACACAGGGTGACGATCTCGAAGGGCTCGAAGACCGCCACTCCGTCACGCAGCACAATGCCGATCACACTCCACGGAATTCCAGGCAGGAATTCCGCCACGCGTACCCTGTCGACGGTCTCGCGCAGATCGTCCAGCACGGTCTCCAGCCCGGCGGTGGTCCGGACCCACCGCAGCCCTCGCCCGGCGCCCATGATCTCGCTTGTCGAGTCGCCCGCCACCACGACGCCCAGGCCGCGGTCCAGGTCGGCCAGTGCGCTCCGCACCGAGGAGTCGTCAACGTCACCTATGACATGACGCGGCGAAGGGGCGCCGATCTCCCGCCAGAGTTCCTCGACGCGAACCTTGTCCTCCCAGAGCGCCCACTCGGGGCGCCGCCAGCCGTGGACGGTGCGGCCGCACAGCGTGGAGACAGTCGCCTGGGAGTTGGGAAACACCGTCAGGGATCGCTGGGGATCCACACGGTCCAGCCAGGAGGCGAATGCGGGGCCGGGATCATGCAGCCACCTGTCAAAAGCGTCTTTCCTCTCGGCGGCAACGCCGTGGTCCGCACAGATCCACAACCGGGGCACGCTCGGTGAGCCGAGCGCCGGCTCGGCCCCGGAAACGGCGGCCGAGACCTCGGCACCGTACCTGGCCAGTGCGGTGACATACGAGGACGTGATGCCGGTGAGACGGGGTGTCATCACTAGTGCACGGCGATCCTGCCAGAACTCACGCAAGGCCCCTGCGATCGCGGGCAGGACTTCCGGTCCGCTCATGACCGTCCCTTCTCATGATGTGGTCCCCCGTTGATCCGGACGACCGTGTCGATCACTTCCCGCAGAACCGCTTCGCAGGTCTCGTGGTCCTCCGCCTCGACCAGGGCCATTCCGAGCTTCACCCGTGAGCTGTGAGCCATGTCCGGCATGACGGCACCGGCCGGAATGCGCAGCAGAACGTCGACCACGCCCGGGATGGAGGCGATGTCCGAGGGCACGAGCCGGCTGAGGCAACCCGCCATGGGCGGTAGGTGGGTGTATCCGAAGGCCCGGTCCGCAGGCTCGGGTATCTCTGTCTCCTCGCCGGTGGCAGCCCTGACCGCGGCGGCCCAGATGTCGATCCCGAGAACCTTTCCGACCAATGTCTGGATCCATCCCCCGCCGGGACGGGCCGCCAACTCGCCGGCGACGAACCGTCCCGGGCCTCCGAAGACCTCAAGGTGGAAGACGCAGTCGGTCAGGCCCAGGGCGCGCAGCGCGTCGGCGGCGAAGTGCCGTGCCTCGGCATAGAGTTCGGGTTCGGCACCGGGCGGGAAGGAGGCGGTCGCCGTCGGGTGGCCGTTCTTGGTCTCGATCAACGGCGCGAGGTACCGTGACACGAGGACCGCCTCCACACTGCCGTGACGGATCAACCCGTCGAAGTGCCACTCATCGCCCTCGTTGCGCTCCTCGACCAGCAGCCGTCGGGTGGTGGGGCGTTCCCGCAGGATGTCGCGGACGGCTTCGGGCAGGGAGGTTTCGTCGTTGACGGCCCGTACTCCGACGGTTCCGGCGGAGGCGAGGGGCTTCACGATGAAGGGCGGTGCCATTCCCCGGGCGCGGACGGCCTCGGCGGCGGCTTCGGGATGTCCCTGAACGTCCGGGACCACGGCCCAGTTCGCGGTGGGAATGCCGGCCCGGCGCCAGGCGGCCTTCTGCAAAGCCTTGTCACGACAGCGCAGAGCCACGTCCGGATCCAGAGCCCGGGCACCGAGGACCGCCCCGAGGAGAGCCGCCGGCACCACCGCGAACTCCTTGAGGGTGACCACTGCGTCGACTCCCCCGGGCCGAACGCCCACCTCTTCCAGGGCGAGCAGCAGTGCGTCGAGGTCCGCGTAGGTCTCGACCAGGTGTGAGCGTGCGACTTGTTCCAGCACCGTGCCGGCGCGCTCCCTCTCCCACGGCTCGTAGAGCACAGTGATTTGATGACCCGAGGACGTGAGAGCCTGCACGGGTTCCGCGTGCAGTCCCAGCATCACGACATGCACCGGACCACCGGCTCCCCGTTGATCCGACGAACCGCTCCGATGACCTCGCGCAGCACCCCTTCACAAGCCTCATGATCCTCTGCCCGCACCAACACGCTCCCCAGGCCGATGCCCGAGCTGAGGCGCATGTCGGGCATCACCTCCCCGGGCCGGACGGACAACTCCACAGCCGCCACCCCGGCAATGTTTGAGATGTCCTGCTGCCGGATCCGACTCAACCTGCCTGCGGTGCTCGGGAGGAACATCCAGCCGTAGACGTCGTCGCTCACCGTGCCGATTTCGATGGGATCGCCGGTCACCGTCAGCACCCCCGCGACCGACAGGTCCACTCCGATGGCGGCCCTCACCGTCCTACGAATCCACCCCCCGCCCGGACGCGCCGCCAACTCACCCGCCACAAAACGCCCCGGCCCACCGAACACCTCGAAATGAAAGGCCCCGTCACTCAGACCCACCGCCCTCAGCGCCTCAGTAGTCAAACCCACGGCCTCCTCATACAACTCCGACTCCACAACCGGATGAAACGAGGCACTCGCCGCAGGACACCCGTTCCTCGTCTCGATCAACGGAGTGAGATAACGCGAGACCAACAACGCACCCCCCTCCACCCGCCCACCACGAACAAGCCCGTCGAAGTGCCACTCATCGCCCTGGTTGCGCTCCTCGACCAGCAGCCGACCGGCGCTGGGCCGGTCCCGCACGATCCCGCCCACCACTGCGGCGAGGTCGCGGTCGTCCTCGGCGACCCGCACGCCCCGACTTCCGGCGGAGGCCAGCGGCTTCACGATGAACGGGCCCTTCAATCCCGCCCTGCGAACTTCCCGGACCGCGAGTGCCGGACGCGCATCGACCTCTTCCGTCCCCGGGACGACGGTCCAGTTCGCGGTGGGGATGCCGGCCCGGCGCCAGGCGGCCTTCTGCAAGGCCTTGTCACGACAGCGCAGAGCCACGTCCGGATCCAGAGCCCGCGCACCGAGAACCGACCCGAGGACTGCTGCCGGAAGAACCGCGAACTCTGTCAGGGCGACCACGGCATCGACGCCTCGCGCCGTCGCGCCGATCCGCCCCAGCGCGGCCAGCAGAGAATCGACGTCGGCGTACGATTCGACCCGGGCCGACCGGTCCACCCGGCGGGTCAGTTCCTGCGCAAGCACGGCTTCGCGCTCGTCGAACAGCATGCTGACCTCGTGACCGCTGCACAGCAGCGTCCCGACAGCATCGGGCACGGCACCCAGGATGACCACGTGCATCGCTGCCCCCCTTTCCTCTGCGTTCCTCGTACGCGTGTCCTGATCGGTGCGTCGGTAGACGTGGGCCCCTCAGAATCCCTCGGTCGAGCGCGCACCCAGGACCGTGACATCGGTTCCGAATCGGGATGCGACCACCGGCATCCCGCCGTCGAATTCCAGCGCCGGGTCGCCGGACCAGCTGTTCACATCAGTGATCAAGCTGTTCCGCGCGGCGATCGGCAGCCGGTCCTCAGGAGCCATGGCCGGAAGCAACTGCTCGCGGGCTATGGGCGCGCGCGGGTGCTGGAACCGTCCATCGATCGAGATCCGGGTCATGGCCGAACCGTTCGGCGCCGTGCCGTGCACGGTCAGACTGTGGAAGACCACCACATCACCCATCACGACGTGCGGTTCGACGACACGGTCCGTTTCGAACGCCACCACCTGCCCCTTCGCCGCCGGCCCGCGCTCCACGTCCAGCAGTCCTTCCCGGTGCGAACCCTCGACCAGGGCTATTCCGCCTTCCGTGCAGTCGTGCAGGGCGACCCAGACCGTGTACACCTCAGGATCACCTTGGACGAACCAGTAGTCCTGGTGCATGGGCTGCGCCCCCGATCCCGTCGCCCCGGCGGCGCCGTTCAGCCGGATCCAACGCCGTGGATGCAGAAAGGGCTTGTCCGTGTCCAGGACGAACGCCATGAACGCCAGAAGGGGCTCGGACCGGAAGGCGGAAGCGTACTCCGGGCAGTCGTAGGCGGCCCTGCGCATGGCCAGGACCTGACGGCCGGACAGCTGACGCCGCATCGTCGCCCAGTCCGGGATGGTCTCGGGGTACTCGCCCGAGGCCATGAGCGCCGACAGCCGGTGGCGGAAGTCAAGAATCGTCTGGCGGGGGACGGCCTTGCGGGCGACGACCAGCCCGTCCGCCCGCAGCCGCTCCTTCGCCCGGGTGAGGTCGCCCTCCGAGGCGTCGGCGAGATCGACTTCATGCATTGTCCATGACCTCTCCGCGCTGTGCCGGCGTCGCCGCCGCGTGCTGACCAGCACCCGTCTGAGCCGCCCACAGCCGGGCGTACTCCCCGTCCACGTCCATGAGTTGATCGTGGGTACCGGTCTCGGTGATGCGGCCGTCGTTCAGCAGGACGATCCGGTCGGCCCGGGCCGCCACCTCCAACCGGTGTACGACCAGGACGGTGGTCCGGTCACGCATGACCGACCGCATGGCCGCGGTCACAGCTGCCTCGCTCGCCGTGTCGAGGGACGCTGTCGCCTCGTCCAGCAGCAGGATGTCGGGCTCGGCCATGTGCGCGCGCGCCAGTGCGAGCAACTGCCGCTGCCCCGCGGAGAGGTTCTCGCCGCGCGAGGCGACCGGGTGATGGTAGCCGCCGGGCAGTCGCGCGATCATTCGGTGCGCCCCGACCTCCCTTGCCGCCGCCTCCACCTGTTCGTCGGTGGCCTCCGGCCGGCAGTAGGCGATCGTGTCCCGCACAGTGCCCGTGAACAGAAAAGGCTCCTGAGGCACGGTGACGATCCTGCGCCGGTAGGAGTGCACGTCGAAGGTGCGCGCATCGGCTCCGTCGATGAGGACGCTGCCGACCGTGGGTTCATAGAACCGCGCGATCAGCTTCACCAGGGATGACTTGCCCGCACCGGAGGCGCCAACGATCGCCAGGGTCCGACCGGGATCGACCGTCATCCTGATGTCGGACAGGACTTCGCGGTCGCGGCCGGGGTAGGTGAAGGAGAGGTCGAGCCGGACGGCTCGGAACGGCTCGCGGGCAGGTTCACCGGACGACGAATCGGACTCCGGCACGCAGAGGAGTTCGCTGATCCGGCGGACCCCGACCACTGCCTGCTGGTAGCTGTCGAAAGCCTGCGACAGCTGCTGCGTCGGTGAGAAGAGCATGTCCAGGTAGATCAGGTAGGCGAGCAGTACGCCCCCGGAGAGCGTCCCATGGTGGAGCGCGCCCACGCTGAGCCAGATCGCCGCCACCGCGCACATGTCGAAAAGGAACTGCAGGAACGGAAAGTAGACGGCGATGTTCCGCTGGAGACCCAGCCGGGCGCGGCGATAGTCGTTGCTGAGCACACGGAACTGTTCGCGGCTGTGCTCGCCGCGGTCGAAGGCTTCCGAGAGCCTGGCCCCCCGCACGCTCTGGTGCAGGCTGGCGTTGACCTCGCCGGCCTTGGTACGCGTGGCTGTGTAGACGTGCCGGGCCCGCCTGCGGAACCAGACGGTGGCCCCGACCGCCAAGGGGAGGGCCGCAAACAGCGGTGTGCTCAGCAGCGGGTCCAGCACGACCAGTACGGTGAAGGCCGCGACGACGGTCAGCCCGCTGACGGCCATGGGGATCAGACTGGACTGCGCGAAGGAGGCGATGACGTCCAGATCGGCAGTCATCCTGGTCAGAAGCCGCCCCGTGCCCTCCCGCTCGTGGAAGTCCAGCCCGAGCCGCTGGACGTGGCCGAAGATCGCTGTCCGCAAGCGGTAGAGGAGCCGCTCGGCGACCCGCCCCGCTGTCCGTGTGGTGCCGACGTCCACTGCCCATCCAGCGATCGCTGCGGCCAGGGCAGCGAACATGAGCAGCACCAGGACCGCGCCCCGATGCCTGGCGATGCCCTGGTTGATGCCCGAGCGGACGAACAGCGGGAACGCGATGGCGAGCAGGGTGTCCAGGACGAGCAGCACGGTCAGCAGGGCGAGGGGCATGCGGAAGGGCCTCAGCAGGCTGCGCATCCGCAACGGCGCGACGACCTGGTCGGAGCCCGGCCGACCTGCGTCGTCGCCGGTGTCCGGAACATCGCGCGGCGCACCCAGTTGGGCGACCCTGCGCAACAGGTCCGCAGTGGGCGGTCGCCCCCGCCGTGGCGCGCCTGCGCCGCTCCCACGTGCGGTCTGCGGCCGTTCCCAGGGGGACTGCTCGTCCAGGTCGGTCCCGATTTCCGCCTCACCTGCCTCGATGCCCTCCACGTCGTCGCCGGGGCCTGACAGGAGCAGCCGGTACAGGGGGCTGCGGGCGAGCAGTTCGTCATGAGTTCCGGTATCGACGACCTTGCCCTTGTCGAGCACCGCGATCCGGTCCGCCAGTCCCAGCGTCGAACGCCGATGGGCGATCAGGACCACTGTGCGGTCCGCCAGCAGCCCGCGCAGGGAATCCGCGATCTGCGCTTCGGTGCCGGCGTCCACGGCCGACATCGCGTCGTCCAGGACCAGAATCGGCGGCCTGCCGATCAGCGCACGGGCGATCGCAACGCGCTGGCGTTCTCCTCCGGACAACGTGAGTCCGCCTTCACCGACCACCGTCTCGTAGCCGTCCGGCAGCCCCCTGATGAAGGCGTCGGCGCCCGCCGACCTTGCTGCGTCGATCACCTCGTCGTCCGTGGCACCCTGCTTGCCGAAGGCGATGTTGTCCCGGATCGACTCGGAGAACAGGAAGCTCTCCTCGGGCACCAGGCCGATGTCTGCGCGCAGTGACGACAGTGTCAGCTCTCTGACATCCACTCCCCTCACCCTGACGCTGCCCCCGTGCACCTCGAAGAGCCGCGGCAGCAGGAGGGCGGCAGTCGACTTGCCGGACCCGACCCGGCCGACCAACGCCAGGGTCTCCCCCGCTGCCACCCGCAGGGAGAATCCGTTCAGGACCGGGCGCCCGGGTGCATAGCCGAACCGGACATCGGCGAACTCCAGCTCCGGGTCTCCGGCGGATTCCGCGCTGCGCAAGGGCAGGGGCACGGCCCCGGGTGCCTCGACCACCTCGGGTTGGGCGTCGATGACGTCGAAGATCCGCTGGAGTGCGGCTCGCGCTTGTGGCGCCGTGACGACCACCTGGGAGAGCATGGCCACCGGAGCTGCGAGCTGCGCGAGGTAGGTCACGAAGGCGAGCAGGGTGCCCAGCGTTATCGAGCCGTCCATCGCCAGATAGCCGCCGAGACCGAGGACGGCCGCCAGCCCCAGATTCGGCAGGACGGCCAGTGCGGGGTTGTACCGGCTGGTCATCCGCACGGTGCGCATCCTGAAGCCGAACAGGGCACGGGCGGCCGCGGTGAACTTCGCCGACTCGCGTTCCTCCTGCCCGAGCCCCTTGACGACCCGGACGCCCGCCACGAACTCGTCGACGACACCGGCCAGTTCCCCGGCCGCCTGCTGGGCCTGCCAGGTGGCCGGGTACAGCTTGCGCTGGGCCGCTCCGCCGTACAGCAGGTAGGCCGGACCGACGACCAGCATCACCAGGAACAGTCGCGGCGAAAGGAACGCCGTGGCCACCAGCGTGCCGGCGATCAGGAGCAGGTTTCCCATGATGAGCGGAGTGAAGGACAGCAGGCGTTGCATGATCGCCAGGTCGGAGGTGGCCCGGCTGAGCACTTGACCGGTGGCGATCCCGTCCTGCTTCGCGCCGTCCGTCCGAAGCAGTTTGCGCTGCATCTCGGTACGCAGATCGAACTGGACGCCCAGGGACATGTTGCCGCCGTGGTATCGGCGCAGGTAGGTCGCGGCGAAGTTCAGTACCGCCGCGCACCCCAGGGCGACCAGTACGTCCCCGACGGGACGGGCTCCGCCTCGGGCGAAGATCCGGTCGACCGCGCTGCGTTCGAGCAGTGGGACGGTGATTGCCAGGGCGACCGACAGTAACGAGGCGGCCAGACCGATCAGCACGCTTCCCCGGTAGCGCCAGCAGTACGACAGCAGCCTGCTGACCCAGTTGTCCCGCTCGGTCCGCCTCATGCGCGACCCCCGGCACTTGCCGCCATCGGCTCACTCTCCTTGACGTGCAGCTCCGCGCGGTGCAGGAGCTGCATGAAGACATCGTTCAAACGCGCGTGCGGGTCGGCGTCGGTGCCGACGGCACGATAGGCGATGTACCCATCGG
Proteins encoded in this window:
- a CDS encoding ABC transporter ATP-binding protein translates to MRRTERDNWVSRLLSYCWRYRGSVLIGLAASLLSVALAITVPLLERSAVDRIFARGGARPVGDVLVALGCAAVLNFAATYLRRYHGGNMSLGVQFDLRTEMQRKLLRTDGAKQDGIATGQVLSRATSDLAIMQRLLSFTPLIMGNLLLIAGTLVATAFLSPRLFLVMLVVGPAYLLYGGAAQRKLYPATWQAQQAAGELAGVVDEFVAGVRVVKGLGQEERESAKFTAAARALFGFRMRTVRMTSRYNPALAVLPNLGLAAVLGLGGYLAMDGSITLGTLLAFVTYLAQLAAPVAMLSQVVVTAPQARAALQRIFDVIDAQPEVVEAPGAVPLPLRSAESAGDPELEFADVRFGYAPGRPVLNGFSLRVAAGETLALVGRVGSGKSTAALLLPRLFEVHGGSVRVRGVDVRELTLSSLRADIGLVPEESFLFSESIRDNIAFGKQGATDDEVIDAARSAGADAFIRGLPDGYETVVGEGGLTLSGGERQRVAIARALIGRPPILVLDDAMSAVDAGTEAQIADSLRGLLADRTVVLIAHRRSTLGLADRIAVLDKGKVVDTGTHDELLARSPLYRLLLSGPGDDVEGIEAGEAEIGTDLDEQSPWERPQTARGSGAGAPRRGRPPTADLLRRVAQLGAPRDVPDTGDDAGRPGSDQVVAPLRMRSLLRPFRMPLALLTVLLVLDTLLAIAFPLFVRSGINQGIARHRGAVLVLLMFAALAAAIAGWAVDVGTTRTAGRVAERLLYRLRTAIFGHVQRLGLDFHEREGTGRLLTRMTADLDVIASFAQSSLIPMAVSGLTVVAAFTVLVVLDPLLSTPLFAALPLAVGATVWFRRRARHVYTATRTKAGEVNASLHQSVRGARLSEAFDRGEHSREQFRVLSNDYRRARLGLQRNIAVYFPFLQFLFDMCAVAAIWLSVGALHHGTLSGGVLLAYLIYLDMLFSPTQQLSQAFDSYQQAVVGVRRISELLCVPESDSSSGEPAREPFRAVRLDLSFTYPGRDREVLSDIRMTVDPGRTLAIVGASGAGKSSLVKLIARFYEPTVGSVLIDGADARTFDVHSYRRRIVTVPQEPFLFTGTVRDTIAYCRPEATDEQVEAAAREVGAHRMIARLPGGYHHPVASRGENLSAGQRQLLALARAHMAEPDILLLDEATASLDTASEAAVTAAMRSVMRDRTTVLVVHRLEVAARADRIVLLNDGRITETGTHDQLMDVDGEYARLWAAQTGAGQHAAATPAQRGEVMDNA